Below is a window of Cyanobacteriota bacterium DNA.
ATCCACTAGTTGCAGTCAGGCCACTGTAGAGAGCATAGTACTTCAGCAAACATCCATAGTTGCTGATTTATTGTCGTTAGATCCATGATAACGAAGATTAACGATAGGTCAAGAAAAATCAATCTAAAGTCAATCTAAAGACGGGGAACATCTAGGGACTATTAGCCGTCGGAGTTGATCGAGGGCAGTGCAGATGCTCATGTGGCGAATCCAGTCTCGGCCTTTAATATCGCTAAAACGGTGCTCATAACTCTCAACTAAACCATCTGCTGAGGCTAGTCCGATATACACTAACCCCACTGGTTTGGCTGCCGTACCTCCACTAGGGCCAGCAATGCCTGTGATGCTCAGTCCCCAAGTGGTGCCGAGGCGCGATCGCACACCTACTGCCATCTGTTGAGCAACAGCATGACTAACCGCACCTTGGCTAGCTAGAGTCTCTGGATCCACATTCAGCAGATTTACCTTGACTTGATTGTCGTAGGAGATAATGCCACCCCAAAAGTAGGCAGAGCTACCCGGTATAGCAGTAATCGCCTGTCCAAGTCCACCGCCTGTACAGGATTCAGCTACCGCCAAGGTCTCTCCTCTCGCCTGTAGTTGCTTGCCTACAACGGATGCTAAGCTGTCGTCGTCATCTCCGTAATAATCTAAGCCTGCAATCGCTTGCAGTTGAGTGGCAACCGGGTTAATTAGGGCTTCCGCTTCCTCGACGGATGCTGCTCTAGCCGACACCCGCAACCGGACTTCGCCGTTGCCAGCGTAGGGGGCAACAGTTGGATTACGCAACTCGAAGAAGGGGCTAACCTTAGCTGCAAGGGCAGATTCACCAATGCCCCAAAATCGCAGGCTGCGACTGTGGATGATAGTTTGTCCCCAACCTTGGCGTTTGAG
It encodes the following:
- a CDS encoding CinA family nicotinamide mononucleotide deamidase-related protein, which codes for ALLPKGAEVLPNPSGTAPGMIWQPREHLTILTFPGVPSEMKLMWHETAVPYLKRQGWGQTIIHSRSLRFWGIGESALAAKVSPFFELRNPTVAPYAGNGEVRLRVSARAASVEEAEALINPVATQLQAIAGLDYYGDDDDSLASVVGKQLQARGETLAVAESCTGGGLGQAITAIPGSSAYFWGGIISYDNQVKVNLLNVDPETLASQGAVSHAVAQQMAVGVRSRLGTTWGLSITGIAGPSGGTAAKPVGLVYIGLASADGLVESYEHRFSDIKGRDWIRHMSICTALDQLRRLIVPRCSPSLD